The DNA window ATGGTCTCACTGGCCATATTTGGACCAAATGAGCATCTAAGAGAATAATAACAGTTATGAATTATAATGCATTGAATTAGAAAATCCATGAGTACacaataagagagaaagagagaaacgaAATGGAAGTTATGCTGTGCAGAAAATTAATAAGTTataaatgcagaagaaatgaTAGAATGAGATAAGCAGCACCCTGCAACCAGTCATTGTGATAATTCGTGATCAATGGATATGAGGATCATCAGTGGATGGTAAACTCACCGGCTGAAATGTCTTTGGGGGATAGGATATCACACAGTCTCAAAGTATTACCTCACAAATTATTTACTAATTGCAAAgtgaaaaatgtatgtttatagaCCTGAAGAATACCACCTTATTAACCAAGAGGTCAAAAGCATCACCAATGACAGTGGGAGGCCCCTAATGTTCTCATGCCTATCGGATGTTTTTGCCAAAATGTTTAACCCAAGTCCAGTTGTGAGGAAACAATCAGAAAATCCCAGATTGTGGGGGACATTCTGTAAGACCACTGGCTGGGATTATATTGTTCAAAAACaatttaatattctaaaaaacaaagaggcagtaAGACTAATGTAGATCAAAGGAAATTGAAGAGATGTAATCCTGTGCATAAACTCTCATAGGATCCTgtacaaaaaagtaaaacatggtTGCAGAATAatagaatatctttattttggGGAGATATGTGCTGATGTGTTTAGGAGTGAGATATCACAGTGTCTACACCTTACTTTCAAGTGGTTTGGCAACAAAAATGtgttaataaataaacacatgtgcatggatatatacatacacagagagagaacaaggaaaaattataaaatactcaCAGGTGAGTCTAGATAAAAAGTATACACAGATACATTGACTATAGTATACTACACCATATGTTCAACTTTTCAGtagatttgaaaaagaatgtaGATAAAAGGTTATtgggggcggtggtggggggagctACTTGTCCTGAAGGATGAAGTCAGCCCTCCCTTGAGCCAGCATTCAAAGCCACCTTCTGCCTGCAGGTACAAGTTGCACTAACTTCGTAAGCAACTGGAGGGCTGGTTGGTGTCCAACAACTCCATTTCCCCAGCATTAGCAAACATGTCTATCTGGTTTTCATAAACTTCTCTCTAATGCTCCGTGGGAACCCTCTCTTAGGTCACACTAATCTACTTACCTTATAATTCTGCTTGTACCCATCTGCCTGGGaacactgcttgttctctctcctccaAGGCAAACACCCTCTTCCCCATCAATCCCTTCCTCACTTGAACATAAATATGGCCATATAGGCTAACACCTGATGCTTCCCCTCATATTCCTGTAGGTGAAGGTATCCACATATCATCTTCACATGAGAAAAGTCAAGGTCCTAGCTTCTGATTCTTAGAGAACCCACCTGACCTAGAAAATAACGTCTTTGGTAAATACAGATAGATCAGTCACACCCCTTCTCTGCATTAATGTTTGATCATTATTTTGATACCGAAAttccagaagaaaggaagaaaggtagTCAATTAACTAGTATCCTCTGTGGAATTCCACacaaaaaggcattttaaaacttattttaaaggtCAGATGGGTTTGGATTAAATGTTTGCTTTCCTGTGGGCTTTCACACAGACTGCATGCGGTAGGTTTGGACGAGTAGGGAAAGGTATCTATCTGATCATTTGTCCACAATATCCCCTTGTCTCATTTTGCGGCACTGacctctacctcctcctcctccttttttttcctgaccTCCTTCTTCTATGTTTAATTTAGACACTGCTGTCGATGATCTTTTCTGCCCTTGGAATTGCTTTCTCTGGATACTGCCTGGTCATATCTGCTCTAGGCCTCGTTCAAGGTCCATACTGCCGCACTCTTGATGGCTGGGAATACGTCTTCGAAGGCACTGCAGGACGGTAAGAAATAATTCTCCAAATCAAAGGGCTCAGAAAGCCAGAAACACCTGGCTTCATGCTCATGATCATTTTCCATGATAACTTTGGGGTTCTATGTGGGAATACTCAGACCAACTTCTGCCTACATAGATCTATGTTTAgatgctttttcttctctctttctttttttgggggggtggggaggcagtctttttttttcttttttccaagattttatttatttattttagatagagtgagagagggagaggacaagcagggggaacagcaggcagagggagagacgggctctccactgaacagagagcctaacaccgggctggatcccaggactctgagaacatgacctaTGGCCAgagggcagacactcaactggctgagccacctaggcaccgcTGCCAGTCTTCTAATGTCATATGCATTCACTATTTTGAGGTGGATGTGGAGATATCCAAATGAAAGGTGTGTTTCTCCTGAATTTCAGAGCGAAGCTTTGTAGTTATTGTGGTCTGGCAGCTACTGGAGCCTGGGAATTGAATGGTTCTAATACCTCAGTCTTGCTGTGTGGCCAGTTTGGAAGTGTGGTCTGTTACAGATGTGAAGGGGCTTGGCTGGAAGAGAATTTCAGTGACCTTGGATGGTGTTACCCATGCTATACCATCAGGGACAACACAGATAGAACCAGACAGCATGAGCAGCCAAGTAGAGGGTAAGATCTGGGGGCATGACCAGGCGTAGGGGAGCCAGGAGAAGATCTAGTGTGCACTGAAGAGTCTAGGAAGGCAGCCTTAACTTAGAGGGCTGGTGATGCAGTTAGCTGTTGATGAACCCAGTCCCAGATCGCAGAACACCTCACCCTGGCATTGTATTGGCCAGCACCTGTAGAGACAGCTCTAGAAGCAGCAGGGCCCAGAAAGAGATGCAGGAGAGCTCCATCGGATCCTTCCCAGTCCTGTCCTATGCCCAGAATTCTAATGGTATAAATGGAGGGAGTGTTTGGACCACTCCCTAGGGAAGTTGCAGTCTCTTCTCAGCTCCCTGTGACCGGCTCTGTTGTTCAAGGCCCACatcaactttttgttgttgttgtcctttaaagattttatttatttgacagagagagatcacaagtagacagagaggcaggcagagagagagagagaggaggaagcaggctccctgctgagcagaaagcccgatgcgggactcaatcccagaaccctgagatcatgacctgagctgaaggcagaggcctaacccactgagccacccaggcgccccaatgcccACATAAACTTGAAGTCTTACATGCTCAGCTAGGCCTGGGTTGCAAATCTGCTTCTGTGCCCATAGCTGCCTTGTCCGGAAAGTTCCACCAGGTACCACATTCTGTGAGCAGAGGTCTCTCTTAGGTCAGGAGAACCTAGAAAACAACCGTAGGCATTTTGAAGCCCTTCAGGGACTCAGGAAAGGAGACGCTAATGAAGAAAGTCCCACTGGGtgcaaaaaatcattttttgtgcCGTCATCCCCTGAACATCCCTGACCCCCAAATCAAAGAAGATTTCCCTTTCAGAGCAAGATCTCAGAATTCCCACATGCCCCTCCATTACTCTTCGCTACTCTTGAAAGTCTCTCTTAATATCTGTATTCACCTGACTCCAGCTACAGACAAATGGAGATAAAACATTGGAAGCCATAAAGGGAAGTGAAGTCTCTGGTCTCCTAGAGAAATTTCCAAGCCTTGGCCAATTATGGGTAGAACAAGtgttaatggggcgcctgggtggctcagtgggttaaagcctctgtcttcagctcaggtcgtgatcccagggttctgggatcaagccccacatcgggctctctgctctgcagggagcctgcttcctcctctctctctctctgcctgcctctctgcctacttgtgatctccttctctttctctctgtcaaataaataaataaaatcttaaaaaaaaaaaaaggaacaagtgtTAATGTTAAAGTCCCACAAATCAGGTCTTCGTTTgtacatttattcaacaaatatttcttgaacatcAACTCTGTCCAGGCCTTGAATTAGGTATTAGACAACCAAAGATAAattactaagttttttttttaaattttttattttttataaacatatatttttatccccaggggtacaggtctgtgaatcaccaggtttacacacttcacagcactcaccaaagcacataccctcccgaatgtccataatcacacccccttctcccaaccctcctccccccagcaaacctcagtttgttttgtgagagtaagagtcacttatggtttgtctccctcccaattccattttgtttcattgattcttcttacacccacttaagcccccatgttgcatcaccacttcctcatatcagggagatcatatgatagttgtctttctctgcttgacttatttcgctaagcatgatacactctagttccatccatgttgtcgcaaatggcaagatttcatttcttttgatggctgcatagtattccattgtgtatatataccacatcttcttgatccattcatctgttgatggacatctaggttctttccatagtttggctattgtggacattgctgctataaacatccgggtgcacgtgcccctttggatcactacgtttgtatctttagggtaaatacccaatagtacaattgctgggtcatagggcagttctattttcaacattttaaggaacctccatgctgttttccagagtggctgcaccagcttgcattcccaccaacagtgtaggagggttcccctttctccgcatcctcgccagtatctgtcatttcctgatttgttgattttagccattctgactggtgtgaggtgatatcacattgtggttttgatttgtatttccctgatgccgagtgatacggagcactttttcatgtgtctgttggccatctggatgtcttctttgcagaaatgtctgctcatgtcctctgcccatttcttgattggattatttgttctctgggtgttgagtttgctaagttctttatagattctggacactaatcctttatctgatatgtcgtttgcaaatatcttctcccattctgtcagttgtcttttgattttgttaactgtttcctttgctgtgcaaaagcttttgatcttgatgaagtcccaatagttcattttttcccttgcttcccttgccttttgctttgttccaaggaagatgttgctgcggcagaggtcgaagaggttgctgcctgtgttctcctcaaggattttgatggattcctttcgcacattgaggtccttcatccattttgagtctatttttgtgtgtggtgtaaggaaatggtccaatttcatttttctgcatgtggctgtccaattttcccagcaccatttattgaagaggctgtcttttttccattggacattctttcctgctttgtcgaagattagttgaccatagagttgagggtctatttctgggctctctattctgttccattgatctatgtgtctgtttttgtgccagtaccatgctgtcttgatgatgacagctttgtaatagagctttaagtccggaattgtgatgccaccaactttggctttctttttcaatatccctttggctatttgaggtcttttctggttccatataaattttagaattatttgttccatttctttgaaaaagatggatggtactttgataggaattgtattaaatgtgtagattgctttaggtagcatagacattttcacaatatttattcttccaacctatgagcatggaacatttttccatttctttgtgtcttcctcaatttctttcatgagtactttatagttttctgagtatagattctgtgtctctttggttaggtttattcctaggtatcttaaggtttggggtgcaattgtaaatgggattgactccttaatttctctttcttctgtcttgttgttggtgtagaggaataaaactgatttctgtgcattgattttatatcctgacactttactgaattcctgtacaagttctagcagttttggagtggagtcttttgggttttcctcatatagtatcatatcatatgcaaagagtgataatttgacttcttctttgccgatttggatgcctttaatttccttttgttgtctgactgctgaggctaggacctctagtactatgtttaatttccttttgttgtctgattgctgaggctaggacctctagtactatgttgaatagcagtggtgataatggacatccctgccgtgttcctgaccttagcggaaaagctttcagtttttctccattgagaatgatatttgcggtgggtttttcatagatggctttgatgatattgaggtatgtgccctctatccctatactttgaagagttttgatcagtaagggatgctgtactttgtcaaatgctttttcagcatctattgagagtatcatatggttcttattctttcttttattgatgtgttgtatcacattgactgatttgcggatgttgaaccaaccttgcagccctggaataaatcccacttggtcgtggtgaataatccttttaatatactgttgaatcctattggctagtatttgggtgagaattttcgcatctatgttcatcaaggatattggtctatagctctcttttttggtgggatccttgtctggttttgggatcaaggtgatgctggcctcataaaatgagtttggaagttttccttccatttctattttttggaacagtttcaggagaataggaattagttcttctttaaacgtttggtagaattcccccgggaagccgtctggccctgggcttttgtttatttggagatttttaatgactgtttcaatctccttactggttatgggtctgttcaggctttctatttcttcctggttcagttgtagtagtttatatgtttctaggaatgcatccatttcttccagattgtcaaatttattgccgtagagttgctcatagtatgttcttataatagtttgtatttctttggtgttagttgtgatctctcctctttcattcatgattttatttatttgggtcctttctcttttctttttgataagtcgggccaggggtttatcaatttattaattctttcaaagaaccagctcctagttttgttgatttgttctattgtttttttggtttctatttcattgatttctgctctgatctttatgatttctcttctcctgctgggcttagggtttctttcttgttctttctccagctcctttaggtgtagggttaggttgtgtacctgagacctttcttgtttcttgagaaaggcttgtaccgctatatattttcctctcaggactgcctttgttgtgtcccacagattttgaactgttgtattttcattatcatttgtttccatgatttttttcaattcttttttaatttccccgttgacccattcattctttagaaggatgctgtttagtctccatgtatttgggttctttccaaacttccttttgtggttgagttctagctttagagcattgtggtctgaaaatatgcagggaatgatcccaatcttttgataccggttgagtcctgatttaggaccgaggatgtgatctattctggagaatgttccatgtgcactagagaagaatgtacattctgttgctttgggatgaaatgttctgaatatatctgtgatgtccatctgatccagtgtgtcgtttaaggcctttatttccttgctgatcttttgcttggatgatctgtccatttcagtgaggggagtgttaaagtcccctactattgttgtattattgttgatgtgtttctttgattttgttattaattggtttatatagttggctgctcccacgttgggggcatagatatttaaaattgttagatcttcttgttggacagaccctttgagtatgatataatgtccttcctcatctcttattatagtctttggcttaaaatctaattgatctgatataaggattgccactcctgctttcttctgatgtccattagcatggtaaattgttttccaccccctcactttaaatctggaggtgtcttcgggcttaaaatgagtttcttggaggcaacatatggatgggttttgttttttttatccattctgataccctgtgtcttttgacggggcatttagcccataacattcagggtaactattgagagatatgaatttagtgcttttgtattgcctgtaaggtgactgttactgtatatggtctctgttcctttctgatctaccacttgtaggctctctctttgcttagaggacccctttcaatatttcctgtagagctggtttggtgtttgcaaattctttcagtttttgtttgtcctggaagcttttaatctctccttctattttcaatgatagcctagctggatatagtattcttggctgcatgtttttctcgtttagtgctctgaaaatatcatgccagctctttctggcctgccaggtctctgtggataagtcagctgccaatctaatatttttaccattgtatgttacagacttcttttcccgggctgctttcgggattttctctttgtcactgagacttgtaaattttactattaggtgacggggtgtgggcctattcttattgattttgaggggcattctctgaacctcctgaattttgatgctcgttccctttgccatattggggaaattctccccaataattctctccagtataccttctggtcccctctctctttcttcttcttctggaatcccaattattctaatgttgtttcgtcttatggtgtcacttatctctcaaattctcccctcgtggttcagtagctgtttgtctctcttttgctcagcttctttattctctgtcatttggtcttctatatcactaattctttcttctgcctcatttatcctagcagtgagagcctccatttttgactgcacctcattaatagcattttttatttcaatttggttagattttagttcttttatttctctagaaagggcttttatatctctcgagagggtttctctaatatcttccatgcccttttcaagcccggctagaaccttgaggattgtcattctgaactctagattgacatattatcaatgtctgtattgattaggtccctagccttcagtactgcctcttgttctttttttgtgtgtgtgtggtgaattttccatcttgtcattttgtccagataagagtatgaaggagcaagtaaaatactaaaagggtggcaacaactccaggaaaatatgctttaaccaaatcagaagagatcccaaatcgtgagaggggagaaaggggataaagagaggttcaaaaaggaagaaagaaaaaaaaattaaagaaaagaaataaataaaagaaaacgaataaagaaaaatataaaaaagaaaaatatatatatattagataaactttcagaaagtggttgtttttctgtttccagtattactgttcttcttctcttcgatctgccgatggatttgtaggtgtttgcaatctttagataagctatctagctgatctcctgctagctgaagtagtctcagcctgctacttctctgccatcttgactcctccctcaattactcagttttctttccctccaggaGCTCACACAGACCTGACCAAATGTTCTGCTAAGATGGCTGCTTTAGATTGAACACTGCCCTTAGAGCACAGGCCTTTGATCTTATACACATCTGGGTTCACGTCATCCATCTGCTACTTCCAAACTGTATGACCTGAAACATATCCCTGAGCCTCTGTAAATCATTTCTATCTCACAGAATTGACAATTAACTGGAAGCAAAGCAGAGATTAgatttaataaattcttaaaataagctGGATTTTATGATTAACATTGTTACCAGGCATTATCTCTTATTTCTCCATCTGCTGGGCAGTCCATAGGCTCCGTCACAGGGATGGCCACTGCTGGGGGTCCTGAATCTGGTCcattcaacaagcatttgttGGTTTTTGCAATGTGCCAAGCACAGCCTTAGGTGTCAGGCCTAGCTATTCTGGGCTGTATAAATCACAGTAGGGCTCTCAGTGTACACAACTTAGTGAGCAAATATATACAGATACCAGTAAGATGGCCTTACGATATAAGGAAGTAAATGATGTGTGATAGAGCGCTATAAAATGGTTGTGGAGGGAGGGAGTATCAGAAATAGCATCTCCATTCCTTCCAGACCCTGCTAGTACATTTACTACTCTGTGGTTTacatgaaaaataagtaagtgcCCCAGCCCAGGAGAAAAATCAACACCATGAGGGCATCTCACTTCCAAGTGTTGGCTGATCTGTGTAGAGCCTGTACTGGGAAATCTAGAGTAAGGATCTTGAAGGGATTGCTTCCCAGGTAGCTTAAATGGAGTTCAGAGTACGAGGATGTATGGAGTGGGTCTAGGGAAATGGTAACAGGAAATTGTATCTGTATCAGGCTTTACAGGTTCCAAAGCATTCTCACACACCTTTCACTGAATATTCATATTaacctctaaataaataaataaaatcttcaaaaaataaaataaataaaataaaataagcataggggcacctgggtggctcagtaggttaaagtctctgcctttggctcaggtcatgatcccagggtcctgggatggagccccaaatcgggctctctactcagcagggagcctgcttcctcctctctctctgcctgcctctctgcctacttgtgacctctgtctgtcaaataagcaaataaaataaaataagcatagcCCAGTACTTTGTGCATGCTATATACTCCATATATgtatctgaatattttttaaaatgttttaattcacaTTGAATATTATGTATTTCAatcatatatattaatttcaattATAATTTCAATCATATATATTAATAACCCTCTTACTTGGACCAAGTATTTAGGCTTGGCCATGTGTCTTGTTGACTATATCCCTTCTCTCTTTCAGTTTCCTTACAGATTCCAGCATATGGACTGAGTGCCTGGAACCCGCACATGTAGTGGAGTggaatatcattttattttccattctcatAGCTCTCAGTGGACTTCAGGTGCTTGTTTGCCTCATCAGAGTAGTCACTCAGTTATCCAGGATACTGTGTGGAACCTATTCAGTCATCATCCAGGTAACAGACCCCCAGTGGCACCTGGACCTCCTCCATTTTACCCCCACTAACCAAGATCCAATGACTCCGGTTGAAAGGGTTTGAGCTTCCCGTCTTTTTCATTCCATCCCTACTGCCCTCACCTTTACTCAAGCTCTAATagctcaatatatatattttttatatccaATGTGTCTGTTGGTTTGCCTATGTAGATTGAATCAATGGAGTAATTGTAAAATCTGTACTTAGTCCTGAATGGTGAAAACAGCACAAGTGTTTTGAATGAGCCACAGTGCAGTGTTCTGTGTGGAAATAACCCAAAGCACAAAGAAGCCTtactatttattgagaatttcGCTGTTCATAAGATAATCGAAGGCTCACATAGTTATCCCAttgaaataatttctcttctgaaTGCTGTTTCCATTAACCTAATAATCATGCTTTATATCGAATCATTAGTAGTTCGTTTTAAAGTGGAGAAATATGTTTGTAATCCCTTGAAAACTACTTCTGTTTCATCTGCTAAAATACTGATGTTAATTTAGTTATGACTGGAATTGCTAAAACCACCCAGCAAGTCCAGAGTGAAGAGAAATCACAAACGAGTtagcttgtattttatttaacaacaAATAATGTATACCCTTCCTAGAAATTTCAAGTAGATATGTTCCTAATTCATCATATTTTGAGTATGCACTATAAATTTAAGTTGATACTTGGGTCGTAGATCTTTAATCAAGCCAAATTTACtacttcattcccttttttttctttttttatagcctGGAATCATTTGAATGTCAACAAGAATATTTTCCATTATCAAGATATGCCATCTATCTGTCTCATATCTACTATATAGACCTTAAGGCAATATTCAAATGATGGTGATTtctctgtttgttgttttttgagcCTCTTATAAAATTTATAGTCCTCACTGGAAGTGCCAGCTATGTCACCCTTCTATCTGGAATTTTTTCTAAGCAATATGTGTTAGGATCGTCAGAAATATCCATATTCTTTGGTCAAACAAATCCATTCCCAATAATCTATATTATGGAAATAAgtaagaataaaagataaaacttcatgcaaatacaaataatacaatattatttaatattctagaaaattagaaatacttGAAAGTCTAACTTTCAGGGAAAGATTAAGTCAAGAGTAATACATTAGTTGTAATATTATATAGTCACTACAAATTATGTTACACAGtcattacaaattatattttaaagattataaatattgttaattaaaaaagcaGATTACAAACTTATGTTCACATTATAAACAAACCATCTAAGACAAACaccaaataatcaaaatatagGAAGAACACTCAATCTAGAaggatttacagaaaaatgtcaAGTGTCATTTGTCTGGATGATAGGCGACCCTTCttacttttctctatttcccaagttttcattatcatttttataattaaaacatattttaaaactcatcatttttactattaaaaatgctTGCTTTCATCCAATCTTTAAATATATGCTTTTCCACATTTCCCACCTTGAGTATCTATAAACATCATAAAATAACGCTTCAGTGTTCAATAATGAAAGTACTGAGatagaaagacaaaataaattgtataaattatattatcTAACTGAGCCTTTAGCTTTATTTTCTCACTCCTGATGATGAGTGTGGTGGGCTACAAGAGGTAACCTTGAAATAAATAAGCAGTCGAGGGcatgctcagtgggttaaagaaagTGAACATTGACCCGTCAATACCTATGTCATAGGGAGTTACCAATACCTacactaatagaaaaaaaatttttagtgaaaCATTTAGAAACTTTCTGTCTGTACCCTATAGTTACCATGACCTCCTTGAGAACAACAGCAATGTTATATATTTTCCCATCCTCCTTAGGACGTAGCACAAAGTGGGTATGGTAGACACTCAACATTAGCTACTCATGCCAGGCCTGTCTGCCCTTCACGGTTACTATGCTGAACACCTGTCTCCACCATAGGCCCACTGGACCATAACACTTCTGCCACTTCCCTATTGCTCTCCTCCATGAACACTGTCAACAATGCTTTGTCAATACCTGCTCTGTGCCAAAGCTGGGCAGCGGCCTGGGGGAAGAAGGAAACATGCTTCTATCCT is part of the Mustela nigripes isolate SB6536 chromosome 2, MUSNIG.SB6536, whole genome shotgun sequence genome and encodes:
- the TM4SF18 gene encoding transmembrane 4 L6 family member 18 isoform X1, coding for MGSRKCGGCLSGLLIPLALWSIIVNILLYFPNGQTSYASSNKLTNYVWYFEGICFSGIMMLIVATVLLALENDNNYKCCQSENCSKKYMTLLSMIFSALGIAFSGYCLVISALGLVQGPYCRTLDGWEYVFEGTAGRFLTDSSIWTECLEPAHVVEWNIILFSILIALSGLQVLVCLIRVVTQLSRILCGTYSVIIQPGII
- the TM4SF18 gene encoding transmembrane 4 L6 family member 18 isoform X2, whose amino-acid sequence is MGSRKCGGCLSGLLIPLALWSIIVNILLYFPNGQTSYASSNKLTNYVWYFEGICFSGIMTLLSMIFSALGIAFSGYCLVISALGLVQGPYCRTLDGWEYVFEGTAGRFLTDSSIWTECLEPAHVVEWNIILFSILIALSGLQVLVCLIRVVTQLSRILCGTYSVIIQPGII